One segment of Dama dama isolate Ldn47 chromosome 15, ASM3311817v1, whole genome shotgun sequence DNA contains the following:
- the JMJD1C gene encoding probable JmjC domain-containing histone demethylation protein 2C isoform X2 — translation MQGPYSLNGYRVRVYRQDSATQWFTGIITHHDLFTRTMIVMNDQVLEPQNVDPSMVQMTFLDDVVHSLLKGENIGITSRRRSRASQNSNTVHGHYTRAQANSPRPAMNSQTAVPKQNSHQQQRNIRPNKRKGSDSSIPDEEKMKEEKYDYIARGENPKGKKQVMNKRRKAEEDEKKLNMKRLRTDNVSDFSESSDSENSNKRIINNSSEQKPENELKNKNTSKINGEEGKSQNNEKAGEETLIDSQHPWDQIQEDKKHEETEKQKSVDFQRQEKMIIHSSEQATLCDHNSSDLLLQEHNTEKTHTVELLPKEKFVSRPPTPKCVIDITNDTTTEKVAQETSSSTFGLQTLQKTDPNVSDSKHSVANTKYLETGNQDSDQNWVSDVVKVDLTQSNVRNASGNENMSMEKEKNQYVSYLPSLSAVSVTEDKLHKRSPPPETIKSKLNISVDAHKTKSNPSPEVVKPKVNHSPDSVKSKATYANSQAAGERRPANKIEHELSRCSFHPVPTRGSTLETTKSPLIIDKNEHFTVYRDPALIGSDTGANHISPFLGQHPFPLHSSSHRTCLNPGTHHPALTPAPHLLAGSSSQTPLPTINTHPLTSGPHHSVHHPHLLPTVLPGVPTASLLGGHPRLETAHASSLSHLALAHQQQQQLLQHQSPHLLGQAHPSASYNQLGLYPIIWQYPNGTHAYSGLGLHSKWVHPENAVNAEPSLRRNSPSPWLHQPTPVTSADGIGLLSHIPVRPSSAEPHRPLKITAHSSPPLTKCLVDHHKEELERKAFIEPLRSVASTSAKNDLDLNRSQTGKDGHLHRHFVDPVLNQLQRPPQETGERLNKYKEEHRRILQESIDVAPFTTKIKGLECDRDNYSRVASSSASPKSHVIKQDKDIESDLYKMKHSVPQSLPQSNYFTTLSNSVVNEPPRSYPSKEISNIYTEKQSNTLATAANPQTLTSFISSLSKPPPLIKHQPESEGLVGKVPEHLSHQIASHSVTTFRNDCRSPTHLTVSSTNTLRSMPALHRAPVFHPPIHHSLERKESSYSSLSPPTLTPVMPVNAGGKVQESQKPPTLIPEPKDTQASFKSSTEQSLTEMWKSNNNLSKEKAEWHVEKSSGKSQAAMASVIVRPPSSTKLDSVPAMQLASKDRVSERSSLGANQTDCLKPAEAGESGRIILPSVNSDSAHIKSEKNFQAVSQGTVPSSVMSAVNTVCNTKTDAFTSAATAPSVSSWGGSEIIYSLSNTILASKSLECTSSKSISHSVAHTQECTVSIAAPVTPASSKTGSAVQSSSGFSGTTDFIHLKKHKAALAAAQYKSSNVSETEPNAAKNQTSSASHLLDSTVVCSTINKADSVGNGQASQTSQPNYHTKLKKAWLTRHSEEDKNTNKMENSGSSVSEIIKPCSVNLIASTSNDLQNSVDSKIIVDKYVKDDKVNRRKAKRTYESGSESGDSDESESKSEQRTKRQPKPTYKKKQNDLQKRKGEMEEDLKPNGILSRSAKEKSKLKLQSNNNSAGIPRSVLKDWRKVKKLKQTGESFLQDDSCCEIGPNLQKCRECRLIRSKKGEEPTHSPVFCRFYYFRRLSFSKNGVVRIDGFSSPDQYDDEAMSLWTHENYEDDELDIETSKYILDIIGDKFCQLVTSEKTALSWVKKDAKIAWKRAVRGVREMCDACEATLFNIHWVCQKCGFVVCLDCYKAKERKSSRDKELYAWMKCVKGQPHDHKHLMPTQIIPGSVLTDLLDAMHTLREKYGIKSHCHCTNKQNIQVGNFSPMNGVSQQQSAPQKPESNGSSSPGSDVSTDSKLAPPESQSPLHWLADLAEQKAREEKKENKEFALEKQIKEEREQDDPDSPNSRTSPPVSQNNEQGSTLRDLLTTTAGKLRVGSTDAGIAFAPVYSMGTPSGKSGRTMPNILDDIIASVVENKIPPNKASKINVKSEFKEEPKESRKSATDANNRSYSDIPHSWICEKHILWLKDYKNINNWKLFKECWKYGQPAVVSGVHKKMNISLWKADSISLDFGDHQADLLNCKDSIISNANVKEFWDGFEEVSKRQKTKSGETVVLKLKDCPSGEDFKTMMPARYEDLLKSLPLPEYCNPEGRFNLASHLPGFFVRPDLGPRLCSAYGVAAAKDHDIGTTNLHVEVSDVVNILVYVGIAKGNGILSKAGILKKFEEEDLDDILRKRLKDSSEIPGALWHIYAGKDVDKIREFLQKISKEQGLEVLPEHDPIRDQSWYVNRKLRQRLLEEYGVKTCTLVQFLGDAIVLPAGALHQVQNFHSCIQVTEDFVSPEHLVQSFHLTQELRLLKEEINYDDKLQVKNILYHAVKEMVRALKIHEDEVEAMEEN, via the exons ATGCAAG gtccttATTCCTTGAATGGATACAGAGTGAGAGTATATAGACAAGACTCTGCCACCCAGTGGTTTACTGGCATAATTACTCATCATGATCTCTTCACTCGCACCATGATCGTTATGAATGATCAG GTACTAGAACCACAGAATGTCGATCCTTCTATGGTTCAAATGACCTTTCTAGATGATGTTGTTCACTCTTTGTTAAAAGGTGAAAATATTGGCATTACATCACGGCGAAGGTCTCGTGCCAGTCAAAATAGCAACACTGTTCAC GGTCATTATACACGTGCCCAAGCAAATAGTCCCAGACCAGCAATGAACTCCCAAACTGCTGTACCAAAACAGAATTCACACCAGCAACAAAGAAATATTCGTCCAAATAAGAGGAAGGGCTCAGATAGCAGTATACCAGATGAAGAGAAGatgaaggaggaaaaatatgattATATAGCACGAGGAG aAAATCCTAAAGGTAAAAAACAGGTGATGAACAAAAGAAGGAAagctgaggaggatgaaaagaaactaaatatGAAAAGACTGCGAACCGATAATGTTTCAGACTTTTCTGAGAGTAGTGACTCAGAAAATTCAAATAagagaataataaataattcCTCAGAGCAGAAGCCAGAGAatgagttgaaaaataaaaacacttcaaaGATAAACGGAGAAGAAGGAAAATCTCAGAATAatgagaaggcaggagaagagacaCTAATAGATAGCCAGCATCCCTGGGATCAAATACAGgaagataaaaaacatgaagaaacagagaaacagaagtCTGTTGACTTTCAGCGTCAAGAAAAGATGATTATCCATTCATCAGAACAGGCCACACTTTGTGATCATAATTCTAGTGATTTACTTCTTCAGGAACATAATACAGAGaagacacacacagtggaattATTACCAAAGGAGAAGTTTGTATCCAGACCGCCCACTCCAAAATGTGTTATTGATATTACAAATGACACTACCACAGAAAAGGTGGCTCAGGAGACCTCAAGTAGTACCTTTGGCCTTCAGACACTTCAGAAAACGGATCCTAATGTTAGTGATTCAAAACATTCAGTGGCAAATACAAAATACTTGGAAACAGGAAACCAAGATTCTGACCAGAACTGGGTCAGTGATGTAGTTAAAGTAGATTTAACCCAATCAAATGTAAGGAATGCttcaggaaatgaaaacatgagtatggaaaaagagaaaaatcagtatGTCTCTTACTTACCTTCTCTAAGTGCCGTTTCTGTCACGGAAGATAAGCTGCACAAGCGAAGTCCAcccccagaaactataaaatctaAACTTAATATTTCCGTAGATGCTCACAAGACAAAATCCAATCCCTCACCTGAAGTTGTTAAGCCTAAAGTCAACCATTCCCCTGATTCTGTAAAGTCTAAAGCCACTTATGCAAACAGCCAAGCTGCTGGTGAAAGAAGACCAGCAAATAAGATAGAACATGAGTTATCAAGATGCAGTTTTCACCCGGTTCCTACTAGAGGCAGTACATTAGAAACTACAAAAAGCCCTCTAATCAttgataaaaatgaacattttacagTTTACAGAGATCCTGCACTTATTGGGTCAGATACAGGAGCTAACCACATTTCACCTTTCTTAGGCCAGCAtccttttcctcttcattcttcGTCCCATAGAACATGTTTAAATCCGGGTACCCATCATCCTGCCTTAACTCCTGCACCCCACTTACTGGCTGGATCATCCAGTCAAACTCCATTACCTACCATTAATACTCATCCTCTGACTAGTGGTCCACACCATTCTGTTCATCACCCTCACTTACTTCCTACTGTGTTACCCGGAGTGCCTACTGCCTCCTTACTTGGTGGCCACCCACGACTAGAGACTGCTCATGCCAGCAGCTTGAGCCACTTAGCATTAGCAcaccagcaacagcagcagctgtTACAGCACCAGTCACCTCATCTTCTTGGACAAGCCCATCCATCTGCTTCATATAATCAGCTTGGACTTTATCCAATTATTTGGCAATATCCAAATGGAACACATGCATACTCAGGACTTGGTCTGCATTCTAAGTGGGTTCACCCAGAAAATGCGGTTAATGCTGAACCTTCTTTAAGGAGG aattctcCCAGTCCTTGGTTACATCAACCTACCCCTGTGACCTCAGCAGATGGTATTGGATTACTTAGTCACATTCCTGTCAGACCTTCCAGTGCAGAACCTCATCGGCCTCTTAAAATCACAGCACATTCCAGTCCACCATTGACAAAATGTTTAGTAGATCACCATAAAGA AGAATTGGAGAGGAAAGCTTTTATTGAACCATTGCGTTCTGTTGCATCCACATCAGCCAAAAATGACCTGGATCTAAATAGGTCACAGACTGGAAAAGATGGTCACTTGCATAGGCATTTTGTGGATCCTGTATTGAATCAATTACAGAGACCACCGCAGGAAACTGGAGAGAGATTAAACAAATATAAGGAGGAACACCGTCGCATTCTTCAAGAAAGTATTGATGTTGCTCCCTTTACGACTAAAATCAAGGGTCTTGAGTGTGATAGAGATAACTATTCCAGGGTAGCATCGTCATCTGCTAGCCCTAAGAGCCATGTCAtcaaacaagacaaggatatagAATCAGATCTTTATAAAATGAAGCACTCAGTGCCTCAGAGTTTGCCTCAAAGTAACTATTTCACTACATTGTCTAatagtgtagtcaatgaaccaCCAAGGTCATACCCATCCAAAGAGATTTCAAATATTTACACTGAAAAACAGAGTAATACCCTTGCAACAGCAGCTAATCCTCAAACTCTGACTTCATTTATATCATCTCTTTCAAAGCCTCCACCTTTGATAAAACATCAGCCAGAAAGTGAAGGTTTAGTAGGCAAGGTACCAGAACATCTTTCCCATCAAATTGCTTCTCACTCAGTAACAACTTTCAGAAATGACTGTAGGAGTCCTACTCATTTGACAGTTTCGTCTACAAATACACTCCGGAGTATGCCTGCTTTACATAGAGCACCGGTATTTCACCCACCGATCCATCATAgcctggaaagaaaggaaagcagcTATAGTAGCCTTTCCCCTCCAACGTTAACTCCAGTGATGCCTGTAAATGCTGGTGGGAAAGTTCAAGAATCACAAAAGCCTCCAACACTGATTCCTGAGCCAAAAGATACTCAGGCAAGTTTTAAGAGTTCTACTGAACAGAGTTTGACAGAAATGTGGAAATCTAATAATAACCTCAGCAAAGAGAAAGCTGAATGGCATGTAGAGAAAAGCAGCGGAAAGTCACAGGCTGCTATGGCATCTGTCATTGTACGTCCACCTTCTAGTACGAAACTTGATAGTGTGCCAGCAATGCAGTTAGCTTCCAAAGATCGAGTTAGTGAAAGATCTTCACTTGGGGCAAATCAGACAGATTGCCTCAAACCAGCAGAAGCTGGAGAGAGTGGAAGAATCATTCTGCCAAGTGTGAATTCAGACAGTGCTCACATAAAATCCGAAAAAAACTTTCAGGCTGTCTCACAGGGCACTGTGcccagttcagtcatgtctgctgtGAATACAGTGTGTAATACCAAAACGGATGCGTTCACATCTGCCGCCACTGCCCCCAGTGTTTCCAGCTGGGGTGGGTCAGAAATAATTTACTCATTATCAAATACCATTTTGGCCTCTAAATCCTTAGAATGTACCTCTTCAAAAAGCATCAGTCATTCAGTGGCTCACACACAAGAATGCACGGTCAGCATCGCAGCTCCAGTTACACCAGCCAGCAGTAAGACAGGAAGTGCTGTGCAGTCCAGCTCCGGGTTTTCAGGCACAactgattttattcatttaaagaaGCACAAGGCAGCGTTGGCTGCAGCTCAGTATAAAAGTAGTAATGTCAGTGAGACTGAGCCTAATGCTGCGAAAAATCAGACATCTTCAGCCTCCCATCTCTTAGATAGCACTGTAGTCTGTAGTACAATAAACAAAGCAGACTCTGTAGGAAATGGGCAAGCGTCCCAGACAAGTCAACCAAACTACCATACTAAACTGAAAAAAGCCTGGCTTACGAGACATtcagaagaagataaaaatactaataaaatggaaaattcagGGAGTTCTGTATCAGAAATTATTAAGCCATGTTCTGTCAATTTAATAGCCTCTACATCTAATGATCTACAAAATAGTGTAGATAGTAAGATCATAGTTGATAAATATGTAAAAGATGATAAAGTAAATAGAAGAAAAGCCAAACGAACTTATGAATCTGGCTCAGAAAGTGGAGActcagatgaaagtgaaagcaaatcAGAGCAAAGGACTAAAAGGCAACCTAAACCAACttacaaaaaaaagcaaaatgatcttCAAAAGAGAAAAGGTGAAATGGAAGAAGATTTAAAACCCAATGGGATTCTCAGCAGGAGTgccaaagaaaaaagtaaattgaaGTTGCAAAGCAACAATAATAGTG CTGGCATCCCTCGTTCAGTGTTGAAAGATTGGCGGAAAGTCAAGAAGCTGAAGCAAACTGGGGAATCCTTTTTACAGGATGACTCCTGCTGTGAGATAGGGCCTAATTTGCAAAAGTGCCGAGAATGTAGACTGATTCGGAGTAAGAAgggagaagagccaactcactcaCCAGTATTCTGTAGATTTTACTACTTTAGAAG ATTGTCATTTAGTAAAAACGGAGTGGTTAGAATAGATGGTTTCTCTTCTCCTGACCAGTATGATGATGAAGCTATGAGTTTATGGacacatgaaaattatgaagatgatGAACTAGACATAGAAACGTCAAAATATATCTTGGATATAATAGGTGATAAGTTCTGTCAGTTGGTAACATCTGAAAAAACAGCTTTGTCCTGGGTGAAAAAGGATG CCAAAATTGCCTGGAAAAGAGCAGTGAGAGGAGTCCGGGAGATGTGTGATGCATGTGAAGCAACATTGTTTAACATTCACTGGGTCTGCCAAAAATGTGGATTTGTGGTCTGCTTAGATTGTTACaaggcaaaggaaagaaagagttcTAGAG ATAAAGAATTGTATGCTTGGATGAAGTGTGTGAAGGGACAGCCTCATGATCACAAACATTTGATGCCAACTCAAATTATACCTGGTTCTG TTTTGACAGATCTTTTGGATGCGATGCACactcttagagaaaaatatgGTATTAAATCCCATTGTCATTGTACTAACAAACAGAATATACAAGTTGGAAATTTTTCTCCTATGAATGGTGTGTCTCAA CAGCAAAGTGCCCCTCAGAAGCCTGAAAGTAATGGCAGCAGCAGTCCGGGGAGTGATGTGAGCACAGACAGCAAGTTAGCTCCTCCAGAATCCCAGTCACCCCTGCACTGGTTAGCAGATCTTGCAGAGCAGAaggccagagaggaaaaaaaag aaaacaaagaatttgcccttgaaaagcaaattaaagaagagagagaacaaGATGACCCTGATTCTCCAAATAGCAGAACATCACCTCCTGTATCCCAGAATAATGAACAAGGTTCAACATTACGAGATTTGCTGACCACAACTGCTGGCAAGCTACGTGTGGGTTCTACAGATGCTGGCATTGCCTTTGCACCAGTTTATTCAATGGGAACCCCT agtGGTAAAAGTGGAAGGACTATGCCAAACATTCTTGATGACATAATTGCTTCAGTTGTTGAAAACAAAATTCCACCAAATAAAGCCTCTAAGATAAATGTAAAATCAGAGTTCAAAGAAGAGcccaaagaaagcagaaaatctGCCACGGATGCAAACAATAGATCGTACAGTGACATACCACATTCTTGGATCTGTGAGAAGCATATTCTGTGGCTTaaggattataaaaatattaataattggaAGCTTTTCAAAGAGTGTTGGAAATATGGACAA CCTGCAGTGGTTTCTGGCGTGCATAAGAAAATGAACATTAGCTTGTGGAAGGCGGATTCAATTAGTCTTGATTTTGGAGACCACCAAGCTGATCTCCTCAACTGCAAAGACAGCATTATTTCAAATGCCAATGTTAAGGAATTCTGGGATGGTTTTGAGGAAGTTTCAA AAcggcaaaaaacaaaaagtggaGAAACAGttgttttaaaactgaaagattGCCCTTCAGGAGAAGACTTCAAGACTATGATGCCAGCAAG ATATGAAGATCTTTTAAAAAGCCTGCCATTGCCAGAATATTGTAATCCAGAAGGACGATTCAACCTGGCCTCTCATTTACCGGGATTTTTTGTACGCCCTGATCTAGGACCCAGGTTGTGCAGTGCTTATG gtGTAGCTGCTGCTAAAGATCATGATATAGGAACAACGAATCTACATGTTGAAGTTTCTGATGTTGTAAATATTCTAGTCTATGTTGGCAtagcaaaaggaaatggcattcTCTCAAAAGCAG GAATACTCAAGAAATTTGAGGAAGAAGATTTGGATGACATTTTAAGAAAACGGTTGAAGGACTCAAGTGAAATACCTGGTGCTCTGTGGCAtatttatgctgggaaagatgttgACAAGATACGGGAATTTCTTCAGAAG